Proteins encoded together in one Chelonoidis abingdonii isolate Lonesome George chromosome 1, CheloAbing_2.0, whole genome shotgun sequence window:
- the LOC116824026 gene encoding transmembrane protein 126A isoform X2, giving the protein MSGREVELNSLQENARLRRMKKMDALLNKFVRLPEADQKLFTHGSYFLGINGGFCGLIANSFFRRILNVTEARIASCLPMAVLPFLTTAAIYRSAVTQPLISGDLMCATCAIVRGGLIGSVIGGLYPIFLAIPINAGLAARYSSAPLPGKENMLRFWIQVSQPVFKKMSFAILLQAGFGIYLSSRQYGIFMKMLQLPETSSNPEELKD; this is encoded by the exons ATGTCAGGGAGAGAGGTTGAACTAAATTCACTACAGGAAAATGCAAGGCTTCGACGTATGAAAAAAATGGACGCTCTGCTAAATAAGTTTGTTCGGCTTCCAGAAGCAGACCA GAAACTCTTTACACATGGATCATACTTCCTGGGAATAAATGGAGGCTTTTGTGGTTTAATAGCAAACAGTTTTTTCAGACGCATCCTAAATGTGACAGAGGCTCGGATTGCCTCTTGTTTGCCAATGGCTGTTCTTCCATTCCTTACAACAGCAGCAATTTACCGCAGTGCTGTAACCCAACCTTTAATTTCAG GTGATCTAATGTGTGCAACCTGTGCCATAGTCAGAGGAGGATTAATTGGGTCTGTTATAGGTGGTCTATATCCCATTTTCTTGGCCATTCCTATAAATGCAGGACTTGCAGCCAG GTACAGCTCAGCTCCATTGCCTGGCAAAGAGAATATGTTACGCTTCTGGATTCAAGTCTCTCAACCAGTCTTTAAGAAGATGAGTTTTGCTATCCTTCTGCAGGCTGGATTTGGAATTTACCTCAGCTCAAGACAGTATGGAATATTTATGAAAATGCTCCAGTTGCCTGAAACAAGCAGCAATCCTGAAGAACTCAAAGATTAA
- the LOC116824026 gene encoding transmembrane protein 126A isoform X3: MEEVRIFLSEVKLFTHGSYFLGINGGFCGLIANSFFRRILNVTEARIASCLPMAVLPFLTTAAIYRSAVTQPLISGDLMCATCAIVRGGLIGSVIGGLYPIFLAIPINAGLAARYSSAPLPGKENMLRFWIQVSQPVFKKMSFAILLQAGFGIYLSSRQYGIFMKMLQLPETSSNPEELKD, encoded by the exons ATGGAGGAGGTCAGAATTTTCCTTTCAGAAGT GAAACTCTTTACACATGGATCATACTTCCTGGGAATAAATGGAGGCTTTTGTGGTTTAATAGCAAACAGTTTTTTCAGACGCATCCTAAATGTGACAGAGGCTCGGATTGCCTCTTGTTTGCCAATGGCTGTTCTTCCATTCCTTACAACAGCAGCAATTTACCGCAGTGCTGTAACCCAACCTTTAATTTCAG GTGATCTAATGTGTGCAACCTGTGCCATAGTCAGAGGAGGATTAATTGGGTCTGTTATAGGTGGTCTATATCCCATTTTCTTGGCCATTCCTATAAATGCAGGACTTGCAGCCAG GTACAGCTCAGCTCCATTGCCTGGCAAAGAGAATATGTTACGCTTCTGGATTCAAGTCTCTCAACCAGTCTTTAAGAAGATGAGTTTTGCTATCCTTCTGCAGGCTGGATTTGGAATTTACCTCAGCTCAAGACAGTATGGAATATTTATGAAAATGCTCCAGTTGCCTGAAACAAGCAGCAATCCTGAAGAACTCAAAGATTAA
- the LOC116824026 gene encoding transmembrane protein 126A isoform X1, whose product MIQSLKMSGREVELNSLQENARLRRMKKMDALLNKFVRLPEADQKLFTHGSYFLGINGGFCGLIANSFFRRILNVTEARIASCLPMAVLPFLTTAAIYRSAVTQPLISGDLMCATCAIVRGGLIGSVIGGLYPIFLAIPINAGLAARYSSAPLPGKENMLRFWIQVSQPVFKKMSFAILLQAGFGIYLSSRQYGIFMKMLQLPETSSNPEELKD is encoded by the exons ATGATCCAGAGCCTTAAAATGTCAGGGAGAGAGGTTGAACTAAATTCACTACAGGAAAATGCAAGGCTTCGACGTATGAAAAAAATGGACGCTCTGCTAAATAAGTTTGTTCGGCTTCCAGAAGCAGACCA GAAACTCTTTACACATGGATCATACTTCCTGGGAATAAATGGAGGCTTTTGTGGTTTAATAGCAAACAGTTTTTTCAGACGCATCCTAAATGTGACAGAGGCTCGGATTGCCTCTTGTTTGCCAATGGCTGTTCTTCCATTCCTTACAACAGCAGCAATTTACCGCAGTGCTGTAACCCAACCTTTAATTTCAG GTGATCTAATGTGTGCAACCTGTGCCATAGTCAGAGGAGGATTAATTGGGTCTGTTATAGGTGGTCTATATCCCATTTTCTTGGCCATTCCTATAAATGCAGGACTTGCAGCCAG GTACAGCTCAGCTCCATTGCCTGGCAAAGAGAATATGTTACGCTTCTGGATTCAAGTCTCTCAACCAGTCTTTAAGAAGATGAGTTTTGCTATCCTTCTGCAGGCTGGATTTGGAATTTACCTCAGCTCAAGACAGTATGGAATATTTATGAAAATGCTCCAGTTGCCTGAAACAAGCAGCAATCCTGAAGAACTCAAAGATTAA